A DNA window from Pseudorasbora parva isolate DD20220531a chromosome 5, ASM2467924v1, whole genome shotgun sequence contains the following coding sequences:
- the LOC137075633 gene encoding inactive all-trans-retinol 13,14-reductase-like, translated as MKWFLLFSEWFLDWARGTYWYIFGRRSGLCKTPISPQSSLAIDEKKKNRVLQKEFDEFEVPQNLDVIVIGSGIGGLTAAVTLAKLGKKVLVLEQDKKAGGLCKTFNVKDYEFDCGFHYVGQLHENSLLKVALDLLTDGQVHFAEQASHVDTVVIGKGAQCKKYTIYSGKKQMEAHLKTQFPNDSKAVEELFKIMKICSQKIHLLCMLKMVPLWFARFILWSGIADLISPIFRYSRTSTTDIVKSFTSNCDLLTVFSQIFYGVPPKQASCMIDALFLHHSKRGVYYPEGGASEIPYHMIQVLEKHGGKVLVNAPVSSILVDGKQMAIGVALKTEGEEVIEVRAPVIISNVGMFTTFKKLLPPRIQSNPEIQDFLHIMKPGKGFFQVFAGFNATKEELGISSTNTRLYKSNNMDQMMEEYFDSDKEDAPDNIPMMYVSFPSAKDPTSCTRFPGQSRMVIHTMVNPKWFGQWNNVNETERGQEYESYTMRFANHLFDWACVHFPKLKEKLVLLHAVSPINMHGLEATHGSMLSAEHSLERFQPLNIAKIRCNTPVKNLYLSGQDVFSAGYSGALHGGLLCASSVVDHCLYIDLLLLQKKLKKKAYKKLE; from the exons ATGAAGTGGTTTCTGCTCTTCTCTGAATGGTTCCTGGACTGGGCTCGTGGCACATACTGGTACATTTTTGGCAGGAGAAGTGGACTGTGCAAGACGCCCATCAGTCCTCAAAGTTCATTAGCTATAGatgaaaagaaaaagaacagAGTACTTCAAAAAG AATTTGATGAATTTGAAGTGCCCCAAAACTTGGATGTCATTGTGATTGGCAGCGGTATTGGTGGTTTAACTGCAGCAGTAACTTTAGCCAAACTAGGAAAGAAAGTCCTGGTGTTGGAGCAAGACAAGAAGGCAGGAGGCCTGTGTAAGACCTTCAATGTGAAAGACTATGAGTTTGACTGTG GCTTCCATTATGTTGGACAACTTCATGAGAACAGCTTGCTGAAAGTTGCATTGGATCTGCTCACTGACGGTCAGGTGCATTTTGCTGAGCAGGCTTCCCATGTGGACACGGTTGTTATTGGTAAAGGAGCTCAATGTAAAAAATACACCATTTACAGTGGCAAGAAGCAGATGGAGGCTCATCTTAAGACACAGTTTCCCAATGACTCTAAAGCTGTAGAGGAGCTCTTCAAAATAATGAAG ATCTGTTCCCAGAAGATCCATCTGCTCTGTATGCTGAAGATGGTCCCACTGTGGTTTGCTCGCTTCATATTGTGGAGTGGAATCGCTGACTTGATCTCCCCAATTTTCAGATACTCCCGCACCAGTACAACAGACATAGTCAAGTCTTTTACCAGCAACTGTGACCTCCTCACTGTgttttctcaaatattttatG GTGTCCCACCAAAACAAGCCAGCTGCATGATCGACGCCCTTTTCCTGCACCACTCCAAGCGTGGTGTGTATTATCCTGAAGGTGGTGCTAGTGAGATCCCGTACCACATGATTCAGGTTTTGGAAAAGCATGGAGGAAAAGTCCTGGTCAATGCTCCTGTGTCTAGCATTCTAGTTGATGGAAAACAAATGGCAATTG GAGTGGCTTTGAAGACAGAGGGTGAAGAAGTTATTGAAGTTCGGGCTCCTGTGATCATTTCAAATGTTGGTATGTTCACCACTTTCAAGAAGCTTCTGCCTCCAAGGATCCAATCAAATCCAG AGATCCAGGACTTTCTTCATATAATGAAACCAGGCAAAGGCTTTTTCCAGGTGTTTGCAGGCTTTAATGCCACTAAGGAAGAACTGGGCATCTCCTCAACCAACACGCGACTCTATAAGAGCAACAATATGGATCAAAT GATGGAAGAATACTTTGATTCAGACAAGGAAGATGCTCCTGATAACATCCCCATGATGTATGTATCCTTCCCCTCTGCAAAGGATCCCACCTCATGTACCCGTTTTCCAG GGCAGTCGCGCATGGTGATCCATACTATGGTCAATCCAAAGTGGTTTGGCCAGTGGAACAATGTCAATGAGACTGAAAGAGGACAAGAATATGAAAGCTACACGATGAGATTTGCTAATCATCTCTTTGATTGGGCTTGTGTCCACTTTCCCAAGCTAAAAGAGAAG TTGGTGTTGTTGCATGCAGTCAGTCCCATCAACATGCATGGGCTTGAGGCCACACATGGGTCCATGCTGTCTGCAGAACACAGTTTGGAGCGCTTCCAGCCTCTGAACATTGCCAAGATCAGGTGTAACACTCCCGTCAAGAACCTCTACCTGTCAG GGCAAGATGTCTTCTCTGCTGGTTACTCCGGTGCTTTACATGGTGGTCTTCTCTGTGCTTCAAGTGTTGTGGATCACTGTCTGTACATTGACCTTCTGCTCCTCCAAAAGAAACTGAAGAAGAAGGCATACAAGAAACTAGAGTGA
- the LOC137076167 gene encoding inactive all-trans-retinol 13,14-reductase-like, whose protein sequence is MWWILLFLEWLGDWAFGTFWYLFGRRSGLCQGAISPPGPLVVDQKKKDRVLQKGFDKLEVPSNLDVIVIGSGIGGLTAAVTLAKLGKKVLVLEQDKKAGGLCKTFNVKDYEFDCGFRYVGQLHENSLLKVALDLLTDGQVHFAEQASHVDTVVIGKGAQCKKYTIYSGKKQMEAHLKTQFPNDSKAVEELFKIMKICSQKIHLLCMLKMVPLWFARFILWSGIADLISPIFKYSRTSTTDIVKSFTSNRDLLTVFSQIFYGVPPKQASCMIDALFLHHSKRGVYYPEGGASEIPYHMIQVLEKHGGKVLVNAPVSSILVDGKQNAYGVAVKTGGEDAEIWAPVIISSAGIFTTFKKLLTPEIRANPKIQDYVHTLKPGKGFFQVFAGFNATKEELDISSTNMRLYKSNNMDDIMDEYFNSEKEDAPDSIPMMYISFPSAKDPTSSTRFPGQSRMVLHTMVNPKWFGQWNNVNETEREQEYESYKMRFANHLFDWACVHFPKLKEKLVLLHAVSPINMHGLEATHGSMLSAEHSLERFQPLNIAKIRCNTPIKNLYLSGEDVFSAGYAGALHGGLLCASSVVDHCLYVDLVLQQKKQKRKAAKKLE, encoded by the exons ATGTGGTGGATTCTGCTTTTCTTGGAATGGCTTGGGGACTGGGCTTTTGGCACATTCTGGTATCTGTTTGGCAGGAGAAGTGGGCTGTGCCAGGGAGCTATTAGTCCTCCTGGTCCACTAGTTGTAGACCAGAAGAAAAAGGACAGAGTGCTCCAGAAAG GATTTGATAAACTTGAAGTGCCCAGTAACTTGGATGTCATTGTGATTGGCAGCGGTATTGGTGGTTTAACTGCAGCAGTAACTTTAGCCAAACTAGGAAAGAAAGTCCTGGTGTTGGAGCAAGACAAGAAGGCAGGAGGCCTGTGTAAGACCTTCAATGTGAAAGACTATGAGTTTGACTGTG GCTTCCGTTATGTTGGACAACTTCATGAGAACAGCTTACTAAAAGTTGCATTGGATCTGCTCACTGACGGTCAGGTGCATTTTGCTGAGCAGGCTTCCCATGTGGACACGGTTGTTATTGGTAAAGGAGCTCAATGCAAAAAATACACCATTTACAGTGGCAAGAAGCAGATGGAGGCTCATCTTAAGACACAGTTTCCCAATGACTCTAAAGCTGTAGAGGAGCTCTTCAAAATAATGAAG ATTTGTTCCCAGAAGATCCATCTGCTCTGTATGCTGAAGATGGTCCCACTGTGGTTTGCTCGCTTCATATTGTGGAGTGGAATCGCTGACTTGATCTCCCCAATTTTCAAATACTCCCGCACCAGTACAACTGACATAGTCAAGTCTTTTACCAGCAACCGTGACCTCCTCACTGTgttttctcaaatattttatG GTGTCCCACCAAAACAAGCCAGCTGCATGATCGACGCCCTTTTCCTGCACCACTCCAAGCGTGGTGTGTATTATCCTGAAGGTGGTGCTAGTGAGATCCCGTACCACATGATTCAGGTTTTGGAAAAGCATGGAGGAAAAGTCCTGGTCAATGCTCCTGTGTCTAGCATTCTAGTTGATGGAAAACAAAATGCATATG GAGTGGCTGTGAAAACCGGAGGTGAAGATGCTGAAATTTGGGCTCCTGTGATCATTTCAAGTGCTGGCATATTCACCACCTTCAAGAAGCTTCTGACTCCAGAGATCCGGGCAAATCCAA AGATCCAGGATTATGTTCATACTCTAAAGCCAGGCAAAGGCTTTTTCCAGGTGTTTGCGGGCTTTAATGCCACTAAAGAAGAGCTGGACATCTCATCAACCAACATGCGACTCTATAAGAGCAATAATATGGATGATAT CATGGACGAGTACTTTAATTCAGAAAAAGAGGACGCACCTGACAGCATCCCAATGATGTACATTTCCTTCCCCTCTGCTAAGGATCCCACCTCAAGCACTCGCTTCCCAG ggcagTCCCGTATGGTACTCCATACTATGGTCAATCCAAAGTGGTTTGGCCAGTGGAACAATGTCAATGAGACTGAAAGAGAACAAGAATATGAAAGCTACAAGATGCGATTTGCTAATCATCTCTTTGACTGGGCTTGTGTCCACTTTCCAAAGCTGAAAGAGAAG TTGGTGTTGTTGCATGCAGTCAGTCCCATCAACATGCATGGGCTTGAGGCCACACATGGGTCCATGCTGTCTGCAGAACACAGTTTGGAGCGCTTCCAGCCTCTGAACATTGCCAAGATCAGGTGTAACACTCCCATCAAGAACCTCTACCTGTCAG GAGAGGATGTCTTCTCTGCTGGTTATGCTGGTGCTTTACATGGTGGCCTTCTCTGTGCTTCAAGTGTTGTGGATCACTGTCTGTATGTTGACCTCGTACTCCAACAGAAGAAACAGAAGAGGAAGGCAGCCAAGAAGCTGGAgtga